A genomic window from Malassezia vespertilionis chromosome 6, complete sequence includes:
- a CDS encoding uncharacterized protein (EggNog:ENOG503P8CE), whose product MNAAQAGQAVSVEPLAQDVLATVSETETVHGSVLSVLCQEYSDRTLVLVTQLGKIGYLVQVQVYPARQDAQHMEQDTQPAMQFPVTSTVPLFGAPPRGMEDLYALYATRIAAWIYASQHTPEMSVRDVKPVVVGLALPRVGKDDDLDTERVRMEAVQRLVNKCRVW is encoded by the coding sequence ATgaacgctgcgcaagctggacAGGCGGTCAGCGTTGAGCCTCTAGCACAGGATGTGCTTGCGACGGTATCGGAGACAGAGACGGTGCATGGCAGTGTACTCTCTGTACTGTGCCAGGAGTACAGCGACCGGACGCTAGTCCTTGTCACGCAGCTTGGCAAGATTGGGTACCTCGTACAAGTCCAAGTATATCCTGCAAGACaagatgcgcagcacatggAACAAGATACACAGCCAGCGATGCAGTTTCCTGTGACGTCTACCGTGCCGTTgtttggcgcaccgccgcgcgggATGGAGGATTTGTATGCATTGTATGCCACACGGATTGCAGCGTGGATCTATGCGTCGCAGCACACTCCTGAGATGAGTGTGCGCGACGTAAAGCCAGTCGTTGTTGGTCTAGCACTACCGCGTGTAGGCAAAGATGATGATCTCGACACGGAGCGGGTACGAATGGAGGCTGTACAACGGTTGGTGAACAAGTGCCGCGTTTGGTAA
- a CDS encoding uncharacterized protein (EggNog:ENOG503NU73; COG:E), producing MSERQIVIVGGGIIGNSIAYYLSRSPNCPRVILLESSKAVAPGASGKSGGFLALDWHGMSTANLAALSFQLHRELALEFGGAEKWGYREVETHQLSLDTSRKPRARPKIDWLNGNVFTSTSPIGGGGTTAQVTPGDLTRFLAAEAEARGVEIRVETKAVGLVLNDGKAKGVATVSRGKEETIPATDVVIATGPWTGKLLNTWFKSQPMPAYLRNAAMIEGSRAHSILIQAAKNHQLSADCFFSEMRYGNAAGAPEFYIRPKGLAYLSGGTDSVPIPELADDVTYDPSSTAELQNQAAVASPEFLDVKRGATLLKEQSCYLPLSPRTAAPIIGGNAHDGIYLAAGHAVWGINNSLGTGKVMAELLLDGKATSADIRHLQPS from the coding sequence ATGTCTGAACGCCAAATCGTAATTGTGGGCGGTGGGATCATCGGTAATAGTATCGCATACTATCTAAGCCGGAGTCCCAACTGCCCGCGCGTGATTTTGCTCGAGTCGAGCAAGGCGGTGGCTCCTGGCGCTTCCGGCAAGTCTGGTGGCTTTTTGGCACTCGACTGGCACGGCATGTCTACCGCCaacctcgccgcgctcagCTTCCAGTTGCAccgcgagcttgcgcttgaATTTGGGGGCGCAGAAAAATGGGGCTACCGCGAGGTCGAAACGCACCAGTTGAGCCTCGACACCTCGCGCAAGCCCCGTGCGCGCCCCAAGATCGACTGGCTTAATGGCAATGTTTTCACCTCTACAAGCCCTATTGGTGGCGGAGGAACCACTGCGCAGGTTACCCCCGGCGATCTCACGCGTTTTCTCGCCGCAGaagccgaggcgcgcggcgtcgagaTCCGTGTCGAGACAAAAGCAGTCGGCCTCGTCCTCAACGACGGGAAGGCCAAGGGTGTTGCCACCGTCTCCCGCGGCAAGGAAGAGACGATCCCTGCGACGGACGTGGTCATTGCCACGGGCCCTTGGACCGGAAAGCTGCTCAACACATGGTTCAAGTCGCAGCCTATGCCTGCATACCTGCGCAACGCAGCTATGATCGAAGGCAGTCGCGCGCACAGTATCTTGATCCAAGCCGCGAAGAATCACCAGCTCAGTGCAGACTGCTTTTTCTCTGAGATGCGGTACGGCAacgctgcaggcgcaccCGAGTTTTACATCCGCCCCAAGGGGCTTGCGTACCTCTCTGGTGGCACGGACAGTGTACCCATTCCcgagctcgccgacgaTGTCACCTACGACCCCAGCAGCACCGCAGAGCTGCAGAACCAAGCGGCAGTTGCGTCGCCCGAGTTCCTCGATgtcaagcgcggcgccaccCTGCTCAAAGAGCAGTCGTGCTACTTGCCCCTCTCGCCAcgcactgcggcgccgaTTATCGGTGGCAATGCCCACGACGGCATTTATCTCGCCGCAGGGCACGCCGTGTGGGGCATCAACAACAGTCTCGGCACTGGCAAAGTCATGGCTGAActgctgctcgacggcAAGGCTACCAGTGCCGATATCCGCCACTTGCAGCCGTCTTAA